TGATTTGGTCCCACCTCTggaaaatcaaaaaacaaaaaagtatgcagaaatggagagcattttcaagagatttgttttcagtggaggaaaatgccattatAGTTCAAACTGACATCATGGTTGAACAACTCTTtacaaactttcagacaaggctttgtcaatctaacatcaaagtttgtcttgacaaccTTTACCTatctaatttaaattgtaattttttgacagttggaatttgaattaacaagcattccaTTGCCCCATTtaaacattccatcaatgtaagtctatttTGATCGTCTGCTGTGTGAAAGCCGTGATTCTGattagttagaaaagatatagcaatgCGAGTCAGAACAGCCTAAGGGtatgtgccgagtttggtggatgtaactTAAAAACTATAGGAGGAGATACAGATAAATTTGGTCTCTGTTTAGGGATTTTctaaaaaaccctaaaccaagtctgtagaataacagtatgttgactttgtcaagccaacataattaataAACTGATCCATCTGGATATGAAAGAGTGGATCTGGACCCCAGAACCATTTCAAGGCCACATTTATTTTGTCCGTACTTATCAGCTTTTGCAATCACACAAACATATCCAACCAACTCATCAGCAAAATGCAAAAGTACAACACCCTCTCGATACACTACGCAGAATTAGACAAGTATATAGAATTTATAAATTTACAGATATTCATAATTCCCCTGAGAGACATGGGAATGATTGTGGAGCCTCTAAATTTCAACTCATTTCTGCTTTGCTAAAATTATTACAGGATATCACGGTAAAGAGAATATGGGTAAACTAACAACCCCTGAAATAAGACCTGTATACTAGTATAATGGCATAAAGGAAGGACAAGGTTAGACACTTGTGTTTGGCACAATCTTGCTAGTTTGCTATGTTGGTTGTCTTAACACCAATAAAAATAGGAGCTGAAGCCAGGTCAAAGATTTGGAGTTCTGTAACTTATTTTCTGTCTCAGAATACGGAAGCTTGGCAACAGCACTCGAGCCACTAAAGCAAATAGCCTGAACAGAAAGAACTAGCAGCTACAGTCAGACTGTTGAGGAGGCGTTGGGTTGTCGGTCAGTCTGGTAGTGGGTGTTCCCGTGGTAACAGCAGGGTCAGCCTCAAGAGTGTCGGACATCTTGTCACAAATGATGTCCACCAAGCGTTCAAATGTCTGCTTGATGTTGATGTTGTCCTTTGCACTTGTCTCAAAAAACTCAAAACCTTTTGGGAAAGAGAGATTTACTAATTTTACTAATAGGAAGAattgttcacacagcagcagaatacagttgtcagtGGTGTTTTAGAGTGCTAAATATGGTTACTTTCACACACAGTTCggttattaacaacaattacaaccGCATTTTAGAACCATTGTGACTCAAGTAAGACACTCTACAGAATATTTTTACTCACCCAGTTGTTCTGCTAGTAGTCTTCCACTGTCCACAGACACTATCCTCTCCTCCTCCATGTCACATTTATTTCCTGCGAGGATCACCTGGGCATTGTCCCAAGAGTATGTCTTAATCTGGGTCGCCCTTACACAAGTAAAAATAAAGACTTGTTGTCAGACACAATGCCAGTGATACTGTACATCCTCAAGTACAAAATGTACCATATTTATACCAAACAAACAGTTTGATTGTATCAGTATTTCATAGTACCACATAGAATCAATGGAGACTTTGTGTCAAGTCTAACCTGTTCAGGGAAAAAGAAAGTACTGCTTTAGTCCATGTTGCGACAGAGACTCTAAATGTCTGCTAAAGCAACATTCTCTTTGTGTTCTCTAATTAGGGGTGTAATTGTCCTTCAGCACACTATCATTTTGGGGAATGTGAACTTAAGTGCTACAATTTCATTCAGACCTTCAAAGTGCTCATTAAATTTGACAGGTCAACATgattgaattcttttttttttcttactgagCTAACAAGACAATCAAATCACAGAACTGCGCATTTTAACTTCACTTTTCCAAAgaaattcatttaaatgtaaaatgtaattgtcCGCAACCGTGGTCATTTGTACTCGTCTCAACAGTCCCACAACAGAGCCTTtgcagttgagtgacacattttaATTATAGCCATGGCTGAAGACAGTTGTTAATCAATCTATTAAAAACTGTAGTCAAATGTAAAACACCTATAAAATCAACTGAATTACTTGCTgaattaaaagtttttaatttcagGTAACAGATTTCAAGATATAGGTTTCAGTTTAACATCTTGTCTATACTAGAGCCATTgcatttcaaattacatttatttagatccatttattttcttaaataactTGAAGTTCCTTTAAAAGTTTGTGCATCAAAGTTAGAAATAAGAATACAttttagttcaccctaaaatgaaacttCTAATCACCAAACCCATATTTCTttgtttcttccatgaaacacgaAAGGTGATGTCAGACAGTGTGTTAgtttctgtcaccattcactttatatttttgaaatgtaGTGGTTACTgaggcctaacatctccttttgtgttttatattgAAGAATGAAAGGCATAtggatttaaaacaacatgaggcttagtaaatgatgacagaatttttattgtagggtgaactatccctttaagtacaattAAATGTGGAATTTTACTGTCACTCAAGTAAGtttttttggctagatacttcaAATGTTGGCACATTACCCATACTTTAACATCCGTAAGTATTATTTCTCTGTACATCTTACACCCCTGTTTTAATCCCAGTACACAGATTTGGAATGATAAGATAGTGCCATGTAAACAGCATAAAGGCCAAGGAGTGAGTTGCTAAGACTGTCTGGGATGTAGAATTTTGACATGTTTGATGACTTTCTTACCAGTCCTGGACAGCAGCAAAAGACTCCTCATTAGTGATGTCATACATTAGGATGAAGCCCATGGCCCCTCTGTAGTAGGCTGTGGTGATAGTCCTGTACCTCTCCTGCCCTGCTGTATCCTACAAATGCAATTAAGAAAACCAGGAAGACAGCCAATGAATGTGAGTGATAAACATGTATAttctttattaattatttattattcttatttatgctttattaaaggaatattccaggttcaatacaagttaagctcaacctaCAGCACGTGTTGCATAATATTAAAtaccactaaaattaatttcgactggtcccaaaaaaggaaaaatcaaggttacagtaaggcacttacaatggggatttttggagggcttaaaaggcataaatgtgaagcttataattttataaaagcacttacattcattcttctgttaaaactcatgtattatttcagctgtaaatttgtttaaattgtcatttttacagtcattttagggtttaaagtttgttgacattataatgtcatggcaacgaatttgtaaaattggctataactttacacagaaaaggttagtacttgattttatcacactaaaatcaagttaacaaccttttacttttgaaaaagggagtattttaatgtaaacaaattgccccacgttcacttccattgtaagtgcctcactgtaacccagaatttatttattttttttattaaagaaaaggagcaagtcaaaattattttttgtggttattaaaactttgtttctgtggagtgatgaaatgatgaaacgaaatcttAAAGGTTTTGCTTCTtgacaaataagggctcgtgcaacctttatcatttttgttttttcaatcattttggctgttaatgccaacggcataaacttggccaaaggtgtgtatttttgggggaattttgatattaaCCTCAGTTCTAATTAGAATACATcagtaatacatctataatacactgtgtacacaaaatagttaaactcaggaccttcaggacaaaaatgtgcCCATTGAAACCTATTAAAACTGcagtatttgatcccagtgccatta
This is a stretch of genomic DNA from Myxocyprinus asiaticus isolate MX2 ecotype Aquarium Trade chromosome 24, UBuf_Myxa_2, whole genome shotgun sequence. It encodes these proteins:
- the LOC127414697 gene encoding ras-related protein Rab-3C-like, producing the protein MELYGKMAATQDNKQNSDQNFDYMFKLLIIGNSSVGKTSFLFRYADDTFTSAFVSTVGIDFKVKTVYKNDKRIKLQIWDTAGQERYRTITTAYYRGAMGFILMYDITNEESFAAVQDWATQIKTYSWDNAQVILAGNKCDMEEERIVSVDSGRLLAEQLGFEFFETSAKDNINIKQTFERLVDIICDKMSDTLEADPAVTTGTPTTRLTDNPTPPQQSDCSC